TATCCCGCGACCGGTTACGGGTACATGCTCCGCGGCCAAATCATCAAGGAGGTCAGCGGCCAGCCCGTCTACGAGGTCCTGAGTTTCCACGAGAAGCCCGCCCTCGCCGTCGCCGAGGCTTACTTCGATTCCGGCGACTATTTTTGGAACAGCGGCATCTTCTTCTGGCGGACCGATACGATCCTCGACGCGATCGAACGCAACCTGCCGGAACTCCACGAGGGCCTCCAGGAACTCGCGCCCGACCTCGACACCGACCGCATGCCGGCCGCGATGGCGCGCGTCTTCCCGCGCCTGCCGCGCATCAGCGTGGACTACGGCCTCCTGGAAAAGGCCGACCAGGTCTGCGTCATCGAGGGCCGTTTCGCCTGGGACGACGTCGGCACCTGGCAGGTCCTCTCGGGCCATCTGCCGGCCGACGAGCGCGGCAACTTCGCCCAGGGCGCCAGCGTCACCCTCGACTCCAACGACAACATCCTCTACACCACCAACGAGCACCTCATCGCCGCGATCGGCGTCTCGAACCTCATCATCGTCGCGACGCCCGACGCCACCCTCATCACCACCCGTGACCAGGCCCAGAGAGTCAAGGAACTCGTCGCCAAACTCAAGGACGAACGCCTCGACCGGTACCTGTAGTGATGTGTTATGACAAACACCAACCCAATGCAGATACGGGGCAATTAGAAGGAAGGCTACGTCCTGGACTATCACACGGTTTCGAGCGAGTACCTCGGCGACGACGAGTACGGTCACCCTCAGTTTAAGACGGAGCATACGGAAATTGGCGAGCTGCTTTACCGCCTGAAGTATCGCGGTGACCGGTCCGTTATCGAGGAGTTGGCTGAAGTTGCGGCGGGCTTTGTCAAATCATGGCAGCCGCGCGTGGAGGTGATTGTCCCTGTGCCGGCCTCTCGATCAGACCGGAGAGAGCAGCCGGTCCTCCTCTTGGCAGAAGCGATGGGGCAGAGACTTGGCATTCCTGTCCGCGGCGAATGTCTTGTTAAGGCCAAGGAGTTATCTGAGCTCAAGAACGTATTCGATCGCAAGGAGAGGCGCCGGCTGCTCGACGGGGCGTACCGAGTGGCCACAACGGCCCTGGGCGGGAAGGAGGTGCTGGTTCTCGATGACTTGTACCGCTCGGGCGCCACGATGAGTGCCGTGGCCCACGCCCTCAGAAGCGAAGGGAGTGCGGCAAACGTGTATGTCCTGGCTCTCACCCGCACTCGCAGGAGGCGCTAATGAGGATTTTCATCGGCGGTTCCAGACACGTCACGAACCTCGGTTCCGAAGTGCGCCGGGAACTGGACGCGATTATGCATGGTGGGCACAGTGTGCTCGTCGGTGACGCGAACGGCGCGGACAAGTCAGTTCAGCGATATCTCCATGCGAATGCATACCGGCACGTCCAGGTGTTCTGTGTCAAGGGGACGTGCCGCAACAACCTTGGC
The sequence above is drawn from the Planctomycetota bacterium genome and encodes:
- a CDS encoding mannose-1-phosphate guanylyltransferase; its protein translation is MYAVIMAGGEGTRFWPVSRQECPKPFLSILGSEPLIVQTVARLQGFIPKERILVFINRKHHDVARRLLADLPEENLILEPRIRDSAPCVGLAAEIVRKRAGDQTIFCFPSDHIIHPAEAFRDCLEHADACARSAPAPLYTIGIRPTYPATGYGYMLRGQIIKEVSGQPVYEVLSFHEKPALAVAEAYFDSGDYFWNSGIFFWRTDTILDAIERNLPELHEGLQELAPDLDTDRMPAAMARVFPRLPRISVDYGLLEKADQVCVIEGRFAWDDVGTWQVLSGHLPADERGNFAQGASVTLDSNDNILYTTNEHLIAAIGVSNLIIVATPDATLITTRDQAQRVKELVAKLKDERLDRYL